In a single window of the Limnochorda sp. L945t genome:
- a CDS encoding thiamine pyrophosphate-dependent dehydrogenase E1 component subunit alpha: MAPRSPAATADPDLALLEPEKLVEAYRLMVLARALDERMWILQRQGKVPFVITGQGQEAAQVGAALALRAGHDIVLPYYRDIALVLALGMSPRELMLSAFARAADPNSGGRQMPNHFSSRRLRILTGSSPVGTQIPHAAGAALASRLRGEDSVVLVSFGEGASSEGDFHEGVNFAAIHRLPVVFFCENNGWAISVPSRRQMNVEGVARRAAGYGIAGVAVDGQDLLAVYRAVAEAAERGRGGEGPTIVEALTYRFVPHSSDDDDRIYRSADEMAEMRRRDPIPAFRERLEAAGLWDEAKEERLRQEVAATVDDAADHAERSPQPDPATVMQHVFASSGRDGHPWRSSA, encoded by the coding sequence ATGGCGCCTCGATCGCCTGCGGCGACGGCGGATCCCGACCTCGCACTCTTGGAGCCCGAGAAGCTCGTGGAGGCGTACCGCCTGATGGTGCTGGCCAGGGCCCTCGACGAGCGGATGTGGATCTTGCAGCGCCAGGGCAAGGTTCCGTTCGTGATCACGGGCCAGGGCCAGGAGGCCGCTCAGGTCGGGGCAGCCCTCGCGCTTCGCGCGGGGCACGACATCGTGCTGCCCTACTACCGCGACATCGCCCTGGTACTCGCCCTGGGCATGAGCCCGCGGGAGCTGATGCTCAGCGCGTTCGCACGGGCGGCGGATCCCAACAGCGGCGGCCGGCAGATGCCCAATCACTTCAGTTCCCGAAGACTTCGGATCCTGACGGGCTCGAGCCCGGTGGGCACCCAGATCCCGCACGCGGCCGGGGCCGCCCTGGCCAGCCGGCTGCGAGGGGAGGACAGCGTCGTGCTGGTGTCGTTCGGCGAGGGGGCGTCGAGCGAGGGCGACTTCCATGAAGGGGTCAACTTCGCGGCCATCCACCGGTTGCCGGTCGTCTTCTTCTGCGAGAACAACGGGTGGGCCATATCGGTGCCGTCGCGCCGCCAGATGAACGTCGAGGGCGTCGCCCGCCGGGCGGCCGGCTACGGCATCGCCGGCGTCGCCGTGGACGGGCAGGACCTGCTGGCGGTCTACCGGGCCGTGGCCGAAGCCGCCGAGCGAGGGCGCGGCGGCGAAGGGCCCACCATCGTCGAGGCGCTCACCTACCGGTTCGTGCCCCACTCGAGCGACGACGACGACCGTATCTACCGGAGCGCCGACGAGATGGCCGAGATGCGCCGGCGCGACCCCATCCCGGCCTTTCGCGAGCGCCTCGAGGCGGCCGGACTGTGGGACGAGGCGAAAGAAGAGCGCCTGCGCCAGGAAGTGGCGGCCACCGTCGACGACGCGGCCGACCACGCGGAGCGCTCTCCCCAGCCGGATCCGGCCA
- a CDS encoding QueT transporter family protein yields the protein MPPPSRPPLRAGPVSAGRLARAGVIAAAYVAAAAALGPLSFGVPLGPVLVQFRAAEALSVLPILYPEAIPGLFVGVWLANVLGGLGPWDVWGGSLVSLLAACATWLDRRSWRAYVWPVAANGVLISLYLSAIFGLPYWSTALGITLSEALVVGALGVPLVRVLRRFSPRPSRPEEAPRSPGATGA from the coding sequence ATGCCACCACCTTCCCGGCCACCTCTACGCGCAGGCCCGGTCTCTGCGGGCCGTCTCGCCCGAGCGGGGGTCATCGCCGCGGCTTACGTCGCGGCGGCCGCAGCCCTCGGCCCGTTGAGCTTCGGCGTGCCGTTGGGGCCGGTGCTCGTGCAGTTCAGAGCAGCAGAGGCGTTGTCGGTGCTCCCCATCTTGTACCCGGAGGCCATCCCCGGCCTGTTCGTGGGAGTGTGGCTGGCTAACGTGCTGGGCGGTCTGGGCCCGTGGGACGTGTGGGGGGGAAGTCTCGTAAGCCTGCTGGCGGCCTGCGCAACGTGGCTGGACCGGCGCTCGTGGCGGGCTTACGTCTGGCCGGTGGCGGCCAACGGGGTGCTCATCAGCCTCTATCTCAGCGCCATCTTCGGGCTGCCGTACTGGAGCACGGCGCTCGGCATCACCCTGAGCGAGGCGCTGGTGGTAGGGGCGCTGGGTGTACCCCTCGTGCGCGTGCTCCGGCGCTTCAGCCCCCGGCCGAGCCGGCCGGAGGAGGCTCCTCGATCGCCCGGTGCAACAGGCGCTTGA
- a CDS encoding DUF951 domain-containing protein — translation MPMKLYLGDIVQTRKPHPCGSDRWEVIRTGMDIRIRCLGCGHIVLLPRRRFERAVKRLLHRAIEEPPPAGSAGG, via the coding sequence ATGCCGATGAAGCTCTACCTCGGCGACATCGTCCAGACCCGCAAACCCCACCCGTGCGGCTCGGACCGGTGGGAAGTCATCCGGACGGGGATGGACATTCGCATCCGCTGCCTGGGGTGCGGGCACATCGTGCTGCTGCCGCGCCGGCGCTTCGAGCGCGCCGTCAAGCGCCTGTTGCACCGGGCGATCGAGGAGCCTCCTCCGGCCGGCTCGGCCGGGGGCTGA
- a CDS encoding foldase protein PrsA — protein sequence MSLLHTRERRVPWLAGLVGLAIALGLFAAGYFTYATLAAPGKDVVARVNGDPITREQLTSELERQAGSSILQQMIGRRLVLQEMSRRGVQVGKAEIDAEMGRIRDQFPSAQAYEDALKRYGVTEEELRQEVELNLGVRALGRLGVSVSDAEVRQYFDANKESLGQPEQVRVRHILVGTRKEADDLLKQLKSGAAFDQLAREHSLDQASAAEGGDLGFISRGATVEPFETVAFKLKKGEYAIAQTPYGFHVLQVTDRREAKPAQFEQVKDEIRERLLEQKARTPEEILGELTQKASIEVYEPRYESLAKKPQDGQGSGSGNGGPSGQPPAAAPGQTAPAPVPSP from the coding sequence GTGAGTTTGTTGCATACCCGCGAGCGGCGAGTCCCGTGGCTCGCAGGCCTCGTCGGGTTGGCCATCGCCCTGGGGCTGTTCGCCGCCGGGTACTTCACCTATGCGACCCTGGCCGCGCCCGGCAAGGACGTCGTGGCCCGGGTCAACGGCGACCCCATCACCAGGGAGCAGTTGACCTCCGAGCTGGAGCGCCAGGCGGGCAGTAGCATCCTCCAGCAGATGATCGGGCGGCGTCTGGTCCTGCAGGAGATGTCCCGCCGGGGCGTCCAGGTGGGGAAGGCCGAGATCGACGCGGAGATGGGGCGGATCCGGGACCAGTTCCCTTCTGCACAGGCCTATGAGGACGCGCTCAAGCGCTACGGCGTGACCGAGGAGGAGCTTCGCCAGGAGGTGGAGCTCAACCTCGGCGTGCGCGCACTGGGGCGGTTGGGTGTGAGCGTGAGCGACGCGGAGGTGCGCCAGTACTTCGACGCCAACAAGGAGAGCCTGGGCCAGCCCGAGCAGGTGCGGGTCCGCCACATCCTGGTGGGGACGCGCAAGGAGGCCGATGACCTGCTCAAGCAGCTCAAGTCCGGGGCCGCCTTCGACCAGCTGGCCAGGGAGCACTCGCTCGACCAGGCCAGCGCGGCCGAGGGCGGGGACCTGGGGTTCATCAGCCGGGGCGCGACCGTCGAACCCTTCGAGACCGTCGCGTTCAAGCTGAAGAAGGGCGAGTACGCCATCGCCCAGACCCCTTACGGGTTCCACGTGCTGCAGGTGACGGACCGGCGGGAGGCCAAGCCCGCGCAGTTCGAGCAGGTGAAGGATGAGATCCGGGAACGCCTGCTCGAGCAAAAGGCCCGCACCCCCGAGGAGATCCTGGGCGAGCTCACGCAGAAGGCGTCCATCGAGGTCTACGAGCCGCGCTACGAGTCGCTGGCGAAAAAGCCGCAGGACGGCCAGGGCTCCGGTAGCGGCAATGGAGGGCCTTCGGGGCAACCGCCCGCAGCCGCGCCCGGGCAGACCGCCCCGGCGCCGGTTCCTTCTCCGTGA
- a CDS encoding DNA-3-methyladenine glycosylase family protein: protein MSADLPLVRVAEVDAGGYPVDLVATLDGGQTFRWWVESADALEGFAGPWHVRLVRDPALPPGTVAGEPPEAAGAVRDLLDLERNYAALDADLVRRDPDLADVVETTRGLRISRVSPWEALLSFLLSSHTHIARIKRMVQAVCEQGEPGPDGMPRPEQLAALGEQRLRSLGLGYRAAYLAATAARLAEQPAWLERGHAMKTPELAEHLMHLPGVGPKVAECVALFGYGRWDAFPVDRWVRRAVERRFFGGRPVAPARLRTFARERWGPLAGLAQAHLFAAARQRARAR, encoded by the coding sequence GTGAGCGCGGACCTGCCCCTGGTGCGCGTCGCCGAGGTCGACGCAGGGGGTTACCCGGTGGACCTCGTGGCCACCCTGGACGGAGGCCAGACCTTCCGCTGGTGGGTCGAGTCGGCGGACGCGCTCGAGGGATTCGCGGGGCCCTGGCACGTCCGCCTCGTCCGCGACCCGGCATTACCCCCGGGCACCGTCGCCGGCGAGCCGCCGGAGGCGGCAGGGGCAGTCCGGGACCTGCTCGATCTCGAGCGGAACTACGCGGCGCTCGACGCCGACCTGGTCCGCCGCGATCCCGACCTGGCCGACGTGGTGGAAACGACGCGAGGGCTGCGTATCTCCCGAGTGTCACCCTGGGAGGCCCTGCTCTCGTTCTTGCTCTCTTCTCACACCCACATCGCCAGGATCAAGCGGATGGTCCAGGCCGTCTGCGAGCAAGGGGAGCCGGGTCCCGACGGGATGCCCCGTCCGGAGCAACTGGCGGCGCTCGGGGAGCAGCGCCTGCGGTCCCTCGGCCTCGGCTACCGGGCCGCCTACCTTGCGGCCACCGCTGCCCGGCTGGCCGAGCAACCCGCTTGGCTGGAACGGGGGCACGCCATGAAGACCCCGGAGCTGGCGGAGCACCTCATGCACTTACCCGGGGTCGGGCCCAAGGTGGCCGAGTGCGTGGCGCTCTTCGGATACGGCCGGTGGGACGCCTTTCCCGTCGACCGCTGGGTGCGCCGAGCAGTGGAGAGAAGGTTTTTCGGGGGTCGTCCGGTCGCGCCGGCCCGCCTGCGCACCTTCGCCCGCGAGCGCTGGGGCCCGCTGGCCGGGCTCGCGCAGGCGCACCTGTTTGCCGCCGCCCGCCAGAGGGCCCGCGCTCGGTGA